One Nitrospiria bacterium genomic region harbors:
- a CDS encoding cation diffusion facilitator family transporter, with the protein MSEVYSHYYKVRRVLWITLGWNLLVAVAKITYGYMTSSLSMAADGFHSLFDGTSNLVALIGIWAASHPPDDTHHYGHRKFETFAAVGIAILLFVTCYNILRSSFTRLSDPTPPEVTPISFIIMGLTLAVNYFVMRYEQRKGREYENNLLLADSEHTRSDILASCSVLISLIAVKLNYPVLDPIAALFIAVLIGRVGIQILLESSKVLSDYSVLEPKILRELAMKVDGVEECHQIRTRGSSNHIYIDLHIHVPPEMTTLKAHEVAHRVEATIKDQFPEVVDIVVHVEPHIPNLEND; encoded by the coding sequence ATGTCCGAGGTCTACTCTCATTATTATAAGGTCCGGCGGGTGCTCTGGATCACGTTGGGCTGGAATCTCCTGGTTGCCGTTGCCAAGATTACCTATGGTTACATGACTTCCTCCCTGAGTATGGCAGCCGACGGATTCCACTCTCTTTTTGACGGGACATCCAATCTGGTTGCCCTGATCGGGATTTGGGCGGCTTCCCATCCGCCAGATGATACCCATCATTACGGACATCGAAAGTTTGAAACCTTTGCTGCGGTCGGAATTGCCATTCTTCTTTTTGTTACTTGTTACAATATTCTGCGCAGTAGCTTTACGCGCCTTTCCGATCCTACCCCTCCAGAGGTTACCCCCATCAGTTTTATAATTATGGGTCTTACATTAGCAGTTAACTATTTTGTAATGCGGTACGAGCAGAGAAAAGGCCGCGAATATGAAAATAATTTGCTCCTTGCAGATTCTGAACACACCCGAAGCGATATTTTAGCTTCCTGTTCTGTTTTAATTAGCCTGATTGCGGTCAAATTGAATTATCCCGTTTTAGATCCTATTGCCGCCCTTTTTATTGCAGTGTTAATCGGGCGGGTTGGAATTCAGATTCTTTTAGAAAGCTCTAAAGTTTTAAGCGATTACTCGGTTCTGGAACCAAAAATCCTTCGAGAATTAGCCATGAAGGTAGATGGGGTTGAAGAATGCCACCAAATTCGAACTCGAGGATCCAGCAACCACATTTACATTGACCTCCATATTCATGTCCCCCCGGAAATGACAACCCTCAAGGCCCACGAAGTGGCCCATCGGGTAGAAGCCACCATTAAGGACCAATTTCCAGAGGTTGTGGATATTGTGGTCCATGTTGAACCCCATATTCCCAACTTAGAAAACGATTGA
- the larC gene encoding nickel pincer cofactor biosynthesis protein LarC yields the protein MTIGYFDCSSGVSGDMVLGALVDAGLPFPLLKKQVAQLNPRGFRLRCQTVKRGDFRGVKVHVIPLKTPQRYRGLKEIQALIQSSRLSHSVIEKSLKVFKRLAEAEARVHGKTVSRVHFHEVGAVDTLVDVVGTVVGLEQLEIEKVFFSPINTGLGFQKKTPSKAEGSTEGFSSSPAPATAELLKGVPCFSTHVNFELATPTGVALLTTLGAPASSLPVFSISSIGYGAGDWNPPSHPNLLRFFIGQRQRKNESQEEKLSLLHTNIDDLNPQIYEYLMERLFHQGALDVYLTPIIMKKGRPATLLSVLSDAKKISSLLKIIFHETTTLGVRVQEISRVKLKRRKSSLQTPFGKMKGKKIFQDGTTDRITPEYEACKRMAKETGFPLRDILAISQSLPYRKKGK from the coding sequence ATGACCATAGGTTATTTTGACTGCTCTTCCGGTGTTAGCGGAGATATGGTGTTGGGGGCACTGGTGGATGCAGGCCTGCCTTTTCCCCTCCTCAAAAAACAGGTGGCCCAATTAAATCCCAGAGGGTTTCGACTTCGTTGTCAAACGGTGAAACGGGGGGATTTTCGAGGGGTTAAAGTTCATGTGATCCCTTTAAAAACTCCCCAACGGTATCGGGGTTTAAAAGAAATCCAAGCCCTGATCCAGTCCAGCCGTCTTTCTCATTCGGTCATTGAAAAAAGCCTAAAGGTTTTTAAAAGACTGGCTGAGGCTGAAGCCAGGGTCCATGGGAAAACCGTTTCCCGTGTGCATTTTCACGAGGTCGGAGCGGTGGATACCCTGGTAGATGTGGTTGGAACTGTTGTTGGGTTAGAGCAGTTGGAAATTGAGAAAGTTTTTTTTTCACCCATTAATACCGGGCTTGGATTTCAAAAAAAGACCCCGTCCAAGGCCGAAGGGTCAACAGAAGGATTTTCTTCCAGCCCCGCCCCCGCTACCGCGGAACTATTAAAGGGTGTTCCCTGTTTTTCAACCCATGTTAACTTTGAATTAGCCACCCCAACCGGAGTGGCTCTACTGACTACCCTAGGGGCACCCGCTTCTTCCCTTCCGGTATTTTCCATTTCCTCAATTGGTTATGGAGCGGGAGATTGGAACCCGCCCTCCCATCCGAATCTCCTCCGGTTTTTCATAGGGCAAAGACAGAGAAAAAATGAATCTCAGGAAGAAAAATTGTCTCTTCTTCACACCAATATTGATGATCTGAATCCTCAAATTTATGAATATTTAATGGAACGCCTATTTCATCAAGGGGCTTTGGATGTTTATTTAACGCCTATCATTATGAAAAAAGGGAGGCCCGCAACCCTCTTGAGTGTTCTCTCCGATGCAAAAAAAATATCTTCTCTTTTAAAAATAATTTTTCATGAGACCACAACACTTGGCGTACGGGTCCAAGAAATCTCTCGCGTTAAATTAAAACGCCGCAAAAGTTCTCTTCAAACCCCATTTGGTAAAATGAAGGGGAAAAAAATTTTTCAGGATGGAACAACAGATCGAATAACACCGGAATATGAAGCGTGCAAGCGTATGGCTAAGGAAACCGGTTTTCCTTTAAGGGATATCCTGGCAATCTCCCAGTCTCTTCCCTACCGGAAAAAAGGAAAATAA
- a CDS encoding CHASE2 domain-containing protein, whose translation MDKNVIKKHIRGFEILFIFVLFLAVSSLYGLGFFERFELILIDSRYRIFPAPKDPSIAIVAIDKSSLKELPQWPWPRTFHGGVVNQLRESGARVIGFDMDFSAHRIFEEDMAFSREIQKAGNVVLGGFSEIRLVADLKIQSSSFPIETLSKVSTGVGTLSFPSDLDGGVRRGFLDSELNGEHFLGFGAEIYRAYKGLSRNDIKWLTPRTLQMGNLELPSDSHHIFYVHYAGPAETFPTYSYSDVLKKRIDPAVFRDKIILVGASSVELQDLWNTPFQGLMPGVEIQANVVNSLLTGSSLYRIPSFGSILILLGFTLIWVSFSSFYVWKYGRWKSPIFSCFAPVFILFSLSMVVSLRLFSHHQLILDTSPIISQLFGMFMVSAIMLMIKSAQEVDEKGLSLTTLQSVGSLSHENRSLEDSINFILSMLQETMKVDYSVAEILGEKENRSVITKGKPPGNVDGMAPYCKGWVERVFAEKKSYSVNGGVIFGSEKGKRKKPPISSLFSPILTHGKTFGVLHVHHLGKRKFQEDDLKMLFTIASQLALVIEYEHLLGEMKELFLNTLEAFSSALDFRDNDTAGHSQRVTAYCMEIGEELGLSPPDLEVVKQGGLLHDIGKIGIPDSILNKPGPLTEEEYTVMKQHAEYGFGMLKNIKQLREASQIVYHHQERFDGRGYPQGLRGEEIVIGARIFSVADTYDAMTSDRVYRKGMSDEEAREEILRCSGSQFDPKVVEAFMRLPKERMFSIREDVKKLMQRSSRHTLLFR comes from the coding sequence ATGGATAAAAATGTCATAAAAAAGCATATCCGCGGATTTGAAATATTATTTATTTTTGTTCTTTTTTTAGCCGTATCCTCCCTTTATGGATTGGGTTTTTTTGAACGATTTGAACTCATCCTCATTGATTCCCGTTATCGAATTTTTCCAGCCCCAAAGGACCCTTCTATTGCCATTGTCGCCATTGACAAATCAAGCCTAAAAGAGCTTCCCCAGTGGCCTTGGCCCCGGACCTTCCACGGGGGGGTGGTGAATCAACTGAGGGAGAGTGGGGCTCGGGTTATTGGTTTTGATATGGATTTTAGCGCCCACCGGATTTTCGAAGAGGATATGGCCTTTTCCAGGGAAATCCAAAAAGCAGGAAATGTGGTTTTAGGGGGTTTTTCCGAAATCCGTCTGGTGGCAGACTTAAAAATCCAATCCTCCAGTTTCCCAATCGAAACCTTATCAAAAGTCTCTACCGGTGTGGGAACGCTGTCCTTTCCTTCCGATTTGGATGGAGGGGTTCGGCGGGGCTTTCTTGATAGTGAATTAAATGGGGAACATTTTTTGGGTTTTGGAGCTGAAATTTACCGGGCCTATAAAGGACTTTCAAGGAATGACATTAAATGGTTAACCCCCCGCACACTTCAGATGGGAAATTTAGAACTCCCTTCTGATTCCCACCATATTTTTTACGTTCACTATGCGGGACCTGCGGAAACCTTTCCGACTTATTCTTATTCGGATGTTTTAAAAAAAAGAATTGATCCAGCGGTTTTCCGCGATAAAATTATTTTGGTTGGCGCTTCATCCGTAGAGTTACAGGATTTATGGAACACTCCTTTTCAAGGTTTAATGCCGGGGGTGGAAATCCAAGCCAATGTGGTCAATTCATTATTAACGGGAAGTTCTCTTTATCGCATTCCTTCTTTTGGGTCCATTTTAATACTGCTGGGATTTACTCTGATTTGGGTTAGTTTTTCTTCTTTTTATGTCTGGAAATATGGGCGATGGAAATCGCCCATTTTTTCCTGTTTTGCCCCTGTTTTTATTCTTTTTTCTCTTTCAATGGTTGTCTCACTTAGACTTTTTTCCCATCATCAATTGATTTTAGATACATCACCGATTATAAGCCAACTATTTGGAATGTTTATGGTTTCAGCTATTATGTTGATGATCAAATCCGCCCAAGAAGTCGATGAGAAGGGCCTGAGTCTCACCACCCTTCAATCCGTGGGAAGTCTTTCACATGAGAACAGGTCCTTGGAGGATTCAATCAATTTTATTCTTTCCATGCTTCAGGAAACCATGAAAGTCGACTACAGTGTGGCGGAAATACTGGGCGAAAAGGAAAACCGCAGCGTCATCACAAAAGGGAAACCTCCCGGTAATGTTGATGGGATGGCCCCTTATTGTAAAGGTTGGGTAGAAAGGGTTTTCGCAGAAAAGAAAAGCTACAGCGTTAATGGCGGGGTGATATTTGGTTCCGAAAAAGGGAAAAGGAAAAAACCTCCGATCTCAAGCCTTTTTTCCCCGATTTTAACCCATGGTAAAACTTTTGGCGTTTTGCATGTTCACCATCTGGGAAAACGAAAATTCCAAGAAGATGATTTGAAAATGCTTTTTACCATTGCCAGTCAATTGGCACTGGTCATTGAATATGAACATTTGCTTGGGGAGATGAAGGAGCTTTTCCTGAACACCCTGGAGGCATTCTCTTCAGCTTTGGATTTTAGAGACAATGATACCGCGGGTCATTCCCAAAGGGTTACTGCCTATTGTATGGAAATTGGGGAAGAACTGGGCCTTTCTCCCCCAGATTTAGAAGTGGTCAAACAAGGGGGTTTGCTTCATGATATCGGAAAGATTGGAATTCCCGATTCCATCTTGAATAAACCTGGTCCTTTAACCGAGGAAGAATATACGGTCATGAAGCAACATGCTGAATACGGTTTTGGAATGCTAAAAAATATTAAACAATTACGGGAAGCCTCGCAAATCGTTTATCACCATCAAGAGCGATTTGATGGAAGAGGATACCCCCAAGGGTTGCGGGGAGAAGAAATTGTAATCGGAGCCCGAATATTTTCCGTGGCCGATACCTATGACGCGATGACATCCGATCGAGTTTACCGAAAGGGAATGTCGGATGAGGAGGCCAGAGAGGAGATTTTAAGATGTTCAGGGTCCCAATTTGACCCTAAGGTGGTCGAGGCATTTATGCGTTTGCCCAAGGAACGAATGTTTTCCATCCGGGAGGATGTAAAAAAATTAATGCAACGTTCTTCCCGACATACCCTCCTTTTCCGGTAA
- a CDS encoding sigma-54 dependent transcriptional regulator: protein MAENILIVDDERNILTTLSAVLKDEGYDITVCENGMEALKIAKQDPPALVLLDIWMEEWDGLETLKRLKEVVPKLIVIMMSGHGSIETAVRAIKLGAYDYIEKPLSLEKVTLMIRNALHQQRLEEENFRLRERMHQRFEMIGKSPVMEELKEQIRISGPTNSRVLISGENGTGKELVARNLHDCGLRRDQPFVEVNCAAIPETLIESELFGYEKGAFTGAQGTRKGRFELAHQGTLFLDEIADMSLPTQAKVLRVLQEQQFNRVGGGRLIQADVRVIAASNKDLMEEIEKGNFREDLFYRLNVIPLSVPPLRERGADIPLLTDYFLKQLSGEQGIKVKTISPDGMKLLQEYSWPGNVRELRNVVERLLIMVPSSVISGEAVSNVFKGASLSKPGPETSSPEHVSSLREARAEFERRFIHKKLCANNWNISKTAEELQIERSNLHRKIKSLNIEQEHK, encoded by the coding sequence ATGGCAGAAAATATATTAATTGTTGATGACGAACGGAATATTTTAACAACCCTTTCAGCAGTTTTGAAAGATGAAGGATACGATATTACGGTATGTGAAAATGGCATGGAAGCTCTAAAAATTGCAAAACAAGATCCCCCTGCCCTGGTCCTTCTGGATATTTGGATGGAGGAGTGGGATGGGTTGGAGACCCTCAAACGACTTAAAGAAGTTGTTCCGAAATTAATAGTGATCATGATGTCAGGACACGGATCCATTGAAACGGCCGTCCGGGCCATCAAACTAGGGGCCTATGATTATATCGAAAAACCGCTTTCTTTAGAAAAAGTTACCCTTATGATCAGGAATGCTCTGCATCAACAGCGGTTGGAAGAAGAAAATTTTAGACTACGAGAACGGATGCACCAACGGTTTGAAATGATAGGGAAAAGTCCGGTGATGGAAGAATTAAAAGAACAAATTCGAATTTCCGGACCCACCAATAGTCGAGTTCTGATTTCAGGGGAAAACGGAACGGGAAAAGAACTGGTAGCCCGCAACCTCCATGACTGTGGTCTTAGAAGAGATCAACCGTTCGTAGAGGTCAATTGTGCAGCCATCCCCGAAACCCTCATTGAAAGTGAATTATTTGGGTATGAAAAAGGAGCGTTTACCGGAGCCCAAGGGACTCGGAAAGGGCGCTTCGAGCTGGCACATCAAGGAACCCTGTTTTTGGATGAAATTGCGGATATGAGCTTACCTACCCAAGCTAAGGTTTTACGGGTTTTGCAAGAACAGCAATTTAACCGGGTGGGTGGCGGTCGCCTAATCCAAGCAGATGTCAGGGTGATTGCGGCTTCTAACAAGGATCTTATGGAAGAAATTGAGAAAGGGAATTTCCGAGAAGATCTTTTTTACCGATTAAATGTCATTCCCCTTTCCGTTCCTCCGTTGAGAGAGCGGGGAGCGGATATTCCCCTCCTGACTGACTACTTTTTAAAACAGTTGTCAGGAGAACAAGGGATAAAGGTCAAAACCATTTCCCCTGACGGGATGAAATTACTCCAGGAATATTCCTGGCCTGGAAATGTAAGGGAATTGCGGAATGTAGTGGAAAGGCTTCTGATCATGGTCCCCAGTTCCGTCATTTCAGGTGAGGCGGTTTCCAATGTTTTCAAAGGGGCCTCACTATCCAAACCCGGTCCAGAGACGAGCTCCCCGGAGCATGTTTCATCCCTTCGAGAGGCCCGGGCAGAATTTGAACGGCGTTTTATTCATAAAAAGCTTTGCGCCAATAATTGGAATATTTCAAAAACGGCGGAAGAACTCCAAATAGAGCGGAGCAATCTTCACCGGAAGATAAAGAGTTTGAATATTGAACAAGAACACAAATAG
- a CDS encoding CFI-box-CTERM domain-containing protein, producing MKLKLKVILPFLILSVFHGFAVSEIVEGAEIKVGPQETFKTIANALTQAENNTSPNDTILLQKGTFRENVVLISGVTLKGDKGANAVVKGSGTGTVITAADGSSIQNLTVTDGDVGVLIPIDTNVTLNNVIITQQRTFGIQCENANSAIITNNTLHQNGIAISCTNSSGVTIKDNLITNNTNDFILNNSTNPNVGYNLFFGNSLTSYADANIRTQDTNDITDILDQDPLYVDSSAKDFHLKVNSAAIGKNSNGGEIGAFGGNTADLTLFPVLNLRVTNEDTNSISIAWDPNLAHTVKGYKILYDSDVNGPPYSNSVCKITNPSYQITNLSGTVATPPPPSNFSAGIGNQEITLNWTPFSRILSVAEYTVYYRKSSESTNQQITVPGRGNASSTVTNLENFTTYIFQISTVAKPPFFVTVTALSNEPTDTECPNTQPNESQFATEVEGFLTTPASESSLSPEISATPEPAVRFPALDDEGGCFIASLAFGSPLETYLKTLRNFRDQFLLKNSGGRKLTKLYYQVSPSAHQWLEQNQVFKPYFRILLYPMVWIISIWMSGPIIWTLTLGTLMLFFLQKFFIRPKVFLKLGASN from the coding sequence ATGAAATTAAAATTAAAGGTAATTCTCCCATTTTTGATTTTAAGCGTTTTCCACGGTTTTGCAGTTTCAGAGATTGTAGAAGGGGCAGAAATTAAAGTAGGCCCTCAGGAAACGTTTAAAACCATTGCGAATGCTTTAACCCAGGCGGAGAATAACACCTCGCCCAATGACACGATCCTCCTTCAGAAGGGAACCTTTCGAGAAAATGTGGTTTTAATATCCGGAGTCACCTTAAAAGGAGATAAAGGGGCCAATGCTGTGGTTAAAGGGAGCGGGACGGGAACGGTGATAACCGCCGCTGATGGGAGTAGTATTCAAAACCTAACTGTTACCGATGGGGATGTAGGGGTTTTAATACCCATCGACACCAACGTTACATTAAATAATGTAATAATAACCCAACAAAGAACCTTTGGAATCCAATGTGAAAATGCAAATTCCGCAATAATAACAAATAATACTTTGCATCAGAACGGAATAGCAATTAGTTGTACCAACTCCAGTGGGGTAACCATCAAAGATAATCTCATAACCAATAATACCAATGATTTCATCCTGAATAATTCAACCAACCCTAATGTTGGCTACAATCTTTTTTTCGGAAATTCTTTGACCTCCTATGCAGATGCCAACATCCGGACCCAAGACACGAATGATATCACTGATATCTTGGATCAGGATCCCCTTTATGTCGATTCCTCGGCAAAAGATTTCCACCTAAAGGTTAATTCCGCGGCCATAGGAAAAAATAGTAATGGGGGAGAAATAGGCGCCTTTGGTGGAAATACAGCCGACCTCACCTTATTTCCGGTTTTAAATCTTAGGGTAACCAATGAAGATACAAATTCAATTTCCATTGCCTGGGATCCAAATTTGGCCCATACCGTAAAAGGGTACAAGATCCTCTATGACTCCGATGTAAACGGGCCTCCCTATTCAAATTCGGTATGTAAAATCACCAACCCTTCATATCAAATAACAAATTTGAGTGGAACAGTGGCCACTCCCCCACCTCCGTCAAATTTTTCAGCCGGGATTGGAAATCAAGAAATTACGTTAAATTGGACCCCCTTTTCGAGGATTTTAAGTGTGGCAGAATATACGGTGTATTATAGGAAATCATCAGAATCCACCAATCAACAAATAACCGTCCCAGGAAGGGGAAACGCGTCATCCACCGTCACCAACCTTGAAAATTTTACCACTTACATTTTCCAAATCTCAACCGTAGCAAAACCCCCCTTTTTTGTAACGGTAACCGCTCTCAGCAATGAACCCACGGACACTGAATGCCCTAATACACAACCCAATGAAAGTCAATTTGCTACCGAGGTGGAGGGGTTTCTGACTACCCCGGCTTCAGAAAGCTCTTTATCCCCAGAAATCAGCGCGACCCCGGAGCCCGCCGTTCGATTTCCCGCTCTTGATGATGAGGGAGGATGCTTTATTGCCAGCCTGGCCTTCGGATCACCCCTGGAAACCTATTTAAAAACCCTTAGGAATTTTAGAGATCAATTCCTTTTAAAAAATAGTGGAGGGAGAAAACTGACCAAACTGTATTACCAGGTTAGCCCCTCCGCCCATCAGTGGTTGGAACAAAACCAAGTATTTAAACCCTATTTTAGGATTCTTCTTTATCCCATGGTATGGATCATTTCAATTTGGATGTCCGGTCCAATTATTTGGACATTGACCTTGGGAACCCTAATGTTGTTTTTTCTGCAGAAATTTTTTATAAGGCCAAAGGTATTTTTAAAACTTGGAGCGTCAAATTAA
- a CDS encoding outer membrane beta-barrel protein — translation MERQIKPTLVFIILTIGMLTLSPVSAEEDTRWFLGFKAGYFSPQEDGWDDIYGDGNVEFVGQGGLKISPKWDIGIEGGYFTEKGSSRTPSGGISTLRQKIQLFPLKVFFIFNAIFEKSQLLVPFAGGGYSHVIFLQSLDGQSTISGDRSGFHGRGGLKILLDIIDPVGADAFNIGWGVKNTYFIMEAQYSRADDFGSDSINLGGWSYLGGIVVEF, via the coding sequence TTGGAGCGTCAAATTAAACCAACCCTTGTTTTTATCATATTGACCATCGGTATGCTGACGCTTTCGCCAGTATCAGCTGAGGAAGATACCCGCTGGTTCCTAGGATTCAAAGCGGGTTATTTTAGTCCACAGGAAGATGGCTGGGATGACATTTACGGGGATGGAAACGTTGAATTTGTCGGACAGGGGGGGCTCAAAATATCCCCGAAATGGGACATTGGGATTGAGGGAGGTTATTTTACCGAAAAAGGATCTTCTCGAACCCCCTCTGGAGGAATAAGCACCCTTAGACAGAAAATCCAGCTATTCCCATTAAAAGTTTTTTTCATTTTTAATGCCATTTTCGAAAAAAGCCAACTTCTTGTACCTTTTGCCGGGGGAGGATACAGTCATGTCATTTTCCTGCAATCTTTGGATGGTCAAAGTACCATTTCCGGAGATCGTAGCGGTTTTCATGGCCGTGGGGGTCTTAAGATCCTTTTAGATATAATTGATCCCGTAGGGGCAGACGCTTTTAACATAGGATGGGGGGTTAAAAACACCTATTTTATTATGGAGGCCCAATATAGTCGCGCAGACGATTTCGGAAGTGATTCGATCAATCTGGGGGGATGGAGTTATCTGGGGGGAATCGTTGTTGAGTTTTAA
- the pdxA gene encoding 4-hydroxythreonine-4-phosphate dehydrogenase PdxA, whose translation MRTMKGTKPFIAITMGDPSGIGPEIVLKIFSNPKVFRFCCPLVIGDLSVMQRVKKLCPLRIKFNTITKVNEGVFRFGTLDLFDLGNIKGGFKFGRPIPSLGRSMVEYILKAVELIQKGYVHAMTTGPINKTLINGAGFSYPGHTELLADVTGARKVAMMLVGGPFRITLVTTHLSIENVPKSLSKEKIFDSIQLTDRALREKFRIRNPRIAVASLNPHGGEEGLLGKEEKQFIRPAIDKAKGLGLNVLGPLPPDTLFYKAKDDKFDAVVVMYHDQGLIPLKMVAFGRAVNVTLGLPIIRTSVDHGTAYDIAGCGKADPSSLFHAVSLAADLARKGKKRS comes from the coding sequence ATGAGGACGATGAAGGGGACAAAACCGTTTATTGCGATAACAATGGGAGATCCCTCTGGAATTGGACCGGAAATTGTTCTCAAAATTTTTTCAAACCCAAAAGTTTTCCGGTTTTGCTGTCCCCTGGTAATTGGAGATCTTTCCGTCATGCAAAGGGTAAAGAAGCTATGCCCTTTAAGAATAAAATTTAATACGATAACAAAAGTAAATGAAGGGGTTTTTCGTTTTGGTACTTTAGACCTTTTTGATCTTGGGAATATCAAAGGCGGGTTTAAGTTTGGTCGCCCCATTCCATCCTTAGGTCGGTCCATGGTGGAATATATTCTCAAAGCGGTGGAATTAATCCAAAAGGGATATGTTCATGCAATGACGACGGGGCCCATTAACAAAACATTAATCAATGGGGCTGGGTTTTCCTACCCGGGGCACACGGAATTATTGGCTGATGTAACCGGTGCCCGAAAAGTGGCAATGATGTTGGTGGGTGGGCCTTTTCGAATTACATTGGTTACGACACATCTCTCGATTGAAAATGTTCCAAAATCCCTTTCCAAGGAAAAAATTTTTGATTCGATCCAGTTAACGGATAGAGCCCTTCGCGAAAAATTTCGAATTAGAAATCCAAGAATTGCTGTTGCCAGTTTAAACCCCCATGGGGGAGAAGAGGGACTTTTAGGGAAGGAAGAGAAGCAGTTCATTCGACCCGCTATTGACAAGGCCAAAGGGTTGGGGTTAAACGTTTTGGGTCCATTGCCACCGGATACGCTTTTTTATAAAGCGAAGGACGATAAATTTGATGCCGTGGTGGTGATGTATCATGATCAGGGATTGATACCCTTGAAGATGGTGGCCTTCGGAAGGGCGGTGAATGTGACATTAGGACTACCCATCATTCGAACTTCGGTAGACCATGGGACCGCCTATGACATTGCCGGATGTGGGAAGGCAGATCCCTCCAGTCTTTTCCATGCGGTTTCTCTTGCTGCAGATCTGGCAAGGAAGGGTAAAAAAAGAAGTTAA
- a CDS encoding sodium:calcium antiporter, producing the protein MILMGIILISSIAVMLLGATLFTNGIEWFGKRVNASEGAVGSIFAGVGTALPETVIPIVAILFGTTQEELDVGVGAIIGAPFMLTTLTLPLLGAGLLIFASLQKRSPSFSLDYDHVKRDLRYFLVPFGLAILVTLSPHPILRIGLAVFLILIYVQYLKGILGKGEHSGGEIGALYFYSGHNPPPYWAISLQILLSLGVIIGAAHFFVHGVTDISKILGVSPLILSLLITPVATELPEKLNSLIWIYQKKDTLAVGNITGAMVFQGTFPVSIGLIGTSWQLNHFAITSASLALLSALIFYLFLKFRGHWKPVFLIAGALFYLVFGLYLQFH; encoded by the coding sequence ATGATTCTGATGGGGATTATCTTAATCTCTTCCATCGCCGTCATGCTGCTTGGGGCAACTCTTTTTACCAATGGAATAGAATGGTTTGGAAAAAGAGTTAATGCTTCCGAGGGTGCGGTTGGATCTATTTTTGCAGGAGTGGGAACCGCCCTACCGGAGACGGTGATTCCAATTGTTGCCATACTGTTTGGGACCACCCAAGAGGAGTTGGATGTGGGGGTGGGGGCGATTATCGGCGCCCCTTTTATGTTGACAACGCTTACCCTTCCTTTATTGGGTGCGGGTTTGTTAATCTTCGCATCTCTTCAAAAGCGGTCCCCCTCATTTTCTTTGGATTATGATCATGTAAAACGAGATCTTCGATATTTTTTGGTTCCCTTTGGTTTGGCCATTCTTGTAACTCTTTCCCCCCATCCCATCTTACGAATAGGTTTGGCGGTTTTTTTGATTTTGATTTATGTCCAGTATCTCAAAGGAATTTTGGGAAAAGGAGAACACAGCGGTGGGGAAATCGGGGCTCTGTATTTTTACAGTGGACACAATCCTCCTCCCTACTGGGCCATTTCCCTTCAAATCTTATTGAGTCTAGGGGTAATTATCGGAGCGGCCCATTTTTTTGTCCATGGGGTTACCGATATCTCGAAGATTTTGGGGGTTTCTCCTCTCATTTTGTCTCTGCTCATAACACCGGTGGCAACGGAACTGCCTGAAAAGCTCAATAGCCTCATATGGATTTATCAAAAAAAAGATACACTGGCTGTAGGGAATATCACCGGGGCAATGGTTTTTCAGGGAACCTTTCCTGTTTCCATCGGCCTAATTGGTACTTCCTGGCAGCTCAATCATTTTGCCATTACCAGTGCCAGTTTGGCTCTCCTTTCCGCCCTTATCTTTTATTTGTTTTTAAAATTTCGTGGCCATTGGAAACCTGTTTTTCTAATAGCAGGGGCCCTTTTTTATCTTGTTTTTGGACTTTATCTTCAGTTCCATTAA